The proteins below come from a single Triticum aestivum cultivar Chinese Spring chromosome 5D, IWGSC CS RefSeq v2.1, whole genome shotgun sequence genomic window:
- the LOC123121240 gene encoding rab3 GTPase-activating protein non-catalytic subunit, which translates to MARRGHHLTEVALLASASGCLAAAGAGEREGWLDDPAVLLSLGPRARDLAVASAARSVLGIVPVAGGGGVTVKPALGPDDGRISAVEWVPLDAEGAQGEEGMALVVGTDAGWLLFYSLAGDLLHKQSIYPAKILKLNFSERKENAWEDSGSDELSVVFPGVIARCDGADLQIMLQKSFQEVKSRMWKDKFEQEDDEDTSSFEKIPLQIWNVSKFSSCVDAAIVGLMPPPLLELQSSQRHYCAITVGEDAVVSAYRLSEDRSRSLVGAILSRGVAATFSTISSLSKILWRSEPSPTKKSRPKPQAFAKTSPLTCLKDSPRKGERLTLSPSGTLAAITDSLGRILLLDTRALVAVRLWKGYRDASCLFVEMLRNKDKSSSSSMHLDYTKSDYCLCLAIHAPRKGIIEVWQMRTGPRLLTIPCPKGSRILQPSTRFSSSSAFSSYTPLEVYLFNGDSGQLSVLNRHIG; encoded by the exons ATGGCGCGGCGGGGCCACCACCTGACCGAGGTAGCCCTCCTCGCGTCCGCTTCGGGATGCCTCGCGGCCGCGGGGGCCGGCGAGCGGGAGGGGTGGCTGGACGACCCCGCGGTGCTCCTCTCGCTCGGGCCCCGCGCGCGCGACCTCGCCGTGGCCAGCGCGGCGAGGTCCGTGCTGGGTATCGTCccggtcgcgggcggcggcggggtcacGGTGAAGCCCGCGCTGGGGCCCGACGACGGCCGGATCTCCGCCGTCGAGTGGGTCCCGCTCGACGCGGAGGGGGCGCAAGGGGAGGAGGGAATGGCCCTCGTGGTGGGCACCGACGCCGGCTGGCTCCTCTTCTACTCGCTCGCCGGCGATCTCCTGCATAAGCAG AGTATATATCCTGCGAAGATACTGAAGCTTAACTTCAGTGAGAGAAAGGAAAATGCTTGGGAAGATTCAGGTTCAGATGAGCTTTCCGTGGTTTTCCCCGGTGTTATTGCACGTTGTGATGGTGCTGACCTTCAG ATCATGCTTCAAAAATCATTTCAAGAAGTTAAATCGCGCATGTGGAAAGATAAGTTTGAACAGGAAGATGATGAGGACACGAGTTCTTTTGAAAAGATACCTCTTCAGATTTGGAACGTAAGCAAGTTCAGCTCTTGTGTTGATGCTGCAATTGTTGGGCTAATGCCACCTCCTCTGTTAGAACTTCAG TCGAGTCAGCGCCACTACTGTGCCATTACAGTTGGAGAGGATGCTGTCGTTTCAGCATATAG GTTATCTGAAGACAGAAGCAGGTCATTAGTTGGAGCAATTTTGTCAAGAGGTGTAGCTGCAACATTTTCGACAATATCATCTTTGTCCAAAATTCTGTGGCGGAGTGAACCATCACCGACTAAGAAGTCACGGCCAAAGCCTCAAGCCTTTGCAAAAA CATCACCTCTCACATGCTTGAAAGACTCACCAAGGAAGGGAGAACGACTTACACTCTCCCCAAGTGGTACATTGGCTGCAATAACTGATTCTCTTGGACGAATACTACTGCTGGACACTCGTGCCCTTGTGGCTGTGCGGTTATGGAAG GGTTATCGTGATGCTTCTTGTCTTTTTGTGGAGATGCTTCGTAACAAAGACAAGTCGTCATCAAGCTCAATGCACTTGGATTATACAAAGAGTGACTATTGCTTGTGCCTAGCAATCCATGCCCCACGGAAAGGCATAATTGAG GTTTGGCAGATGCGGACTGGGCCACGTCTCCTAACAATCCCATGCCCCAAGGGAAGCAGGATCTTGCAGCCGTCGACGAGGTTCTCGTCGTCGTCGGCATTCTCGTCGTATACACCGTTGGAGGTTTACTTGTTCAATGGAGACTCTGGGCAGTTGTCTGTCTTGAATAGGCATATTGGATGA
- the LOC123124699 gene encoding plant cysteine oxidase 5, protein MAAIQKLYEVCKVSLFEKGPSSPEAVENVRTVLDMITPSDVGLECEAQAVRVWRRPRALSRKTVLHSSPAIRYRHIYECKSFSIGIFCIPASSIIPLHNHPGMTVLSKLLYGKVHVKAYDWIDIDEPGNLTKVRPAKVVRDGEISVPCAAMVLRPTDGGNVHALKAITPCAILDILSPPYSSKDGRHCSYFRRRQKSDPSGILWDRTRESEFVWLEEYQPRDNFVIRRDLYTGPTLDL, encoded by the exons ATGGCTGCAATCCAGAAGCTGTATGAGGTCTGCAAAGTATCATTATTTGAAAAAGGGCCATCATCTCCTGAAGCCGTTGAAAATGTTCGTACTGTATTAG ATATGATCACACCTTCTGATGTTGGACTTGAGTGTGAAGCACAAGCTGTTCGTGTTTGGAGAAGACCACGGGCCTTGAGTAGGAAAACAGTGCTCCATTCAAGCCCAGCGATCAGATATCGTCATATATATGAGTGCAAAAGCTTCTCT ATTGGGATATTTTGCATACCAGCATCATCAATCATCCCACTGCACAACCATCCAGGCATGACTGTGCTCAGCAAACTTCTCTATGGTAAAGTGCATGTCAAAGCGTATGATTGGATTGATATAGACGAACCCGGTAACTTAACAAAAG TCAGACCAGCCAAGGTTGTCAGGGATGGTGAAATATCTGTGCCTTGCGCGGCGATGGTGCTTCGTCCAACAGACGGTGGGAATGTCCATGCCCTGAAAGCCATCACTCCCTGTGCTATCTTGGACATCTTGTCGCCTCCTTACTCATCAAAGGATGGAAGGCATTGCTCCTATTTCCGGAGACGCCAAAAATCAGACCCGTCGG GCATTTTATGGGACCGAACAAGGGAGTCTGAATTTGTCTGGCTGGAAGAATACCAGCCCCGTGACAACTTTGTTATTAGAAGAGACCTGTACACAGGACCTACTTTGGACCTGTGA